A genomic stretch from Psilocybe cubensis strain MGC-MH-2018 chromosome 1, whole genome shotgun sequence includes:
- a CDS encoding Glucan 1,3-beta-glucosidase — protein MLITVSRLITVVTLPLSLITSVYGLALGFPYGSQKVRGVNLGGWLVLEPWITPSLFDNTHDPRIIDEYTFGQYQDHEVALRTLQHHWDTWITETDFAAIAAAGLNHVRLPIGYWAFDVSAGEPYIQGQLPYLLKAVQWAQHHGLKVIVDLHGVPGSQNGFDNSGEKMTFPQWQTQQSYIDRSKAIIKTLASMFKDSTGTVPIIAPLNEPAGFDGQAILDATKQYWYDSYDIVRRPYADQARDSNTVVMIHDAFQPASYWKDFMPAPKWDGVILDTHVYQMFSDAENHRTYEEHIQAACAKSSDLTSGTLWTVVGEWTPAGNDCAKYLNGRGVGARYDGSYSGSSRVGSCVGVSGKAWSFTADYKTFLRQYWEAQVITFEKAQGWIQWTWKAEEADDWSYKAGLDYGWIPRNPTDLRYRNICG, from the exons ATGCTCATCACTGTCTCTCGTTTAATCACTGTCGTTACTCTTCCTCTCTCGCTCATCACTTCTGTCTACGGTCTTGCTCTTGGATTCCCATATGGCTCACAGAAGGTACGAGGGGTGAACCTTGGTGGCTGGCTTGTGCTTGAA CCCTGGATAACACCCTCTCTATTCGACAATACCCACGACCCCCGTATTATCGACGAATATACATTTGGACAATATCAGGATCACGAGGTTGCGTTAAGAACTCTACAGCATCACTGGGATACTTGGATTACAGAGACTGATTTTGCTGCTATTGCAGCTGCAGG ACTCAATCATGTCCGCCTTCCAATCGGATACTGGGCATTCGACGTCTCGGCTGGAGAACCGTACATTCAAGGACAACTCCCATACCTCCTAAAAGCCGTACAGTGGGCACAGCACCACGGACTCAAGGTCATAGTCGATCTTCATG GTGTCCCTGGAAGCCAGAATGG TTTTGATAATTCTGGAGAAAAGATGACATTCCC ACAATGGCAAACACAACAATCATACATTGATCGTTCCAAGGCCATCATTAAGACATTGGCGTCCATGTTTAAGGATTCCACTGGAACCGTTCCAATCATTGCCCCTTTGAACGA GCCTGCTGGTTTCGACGGACAAGCTATCCTAGATGCTACCAAACAG TATTGGTATGACAGCTACGATATTGTTCG ACGCCCATACGCAGATCAGGCTAGAGACAGCAACACAGTCGTTATGATACATGACGCGTTCCAACCAGCTTCCTACTGGAAGGATTTCATGCCAGCGCCTAAATGGGATGGCGTTATTCTGGACACTCATGTCTATCAAATGTTTTCTGATGCT GAAAACCATAGAACTTACGAGGAACATATCCAAGCAGCTTGTGCCAAAAGCTCTGACCTAACATCTGGAACCTTGTGGACAGTTGTAGGCGAGTGGACACCAGCAGGAAATGACTGTGCCAAGTATCTCAATGGCCGAGGTGTTGGCGCACGGTACGATGGGAGCTATTCTGGATCTTCACGCGTCGGGAGCTGCGTTGGAGTCAGTGGCAAAGCGTGGTCCTTTACTGCTGACTACAAGACCTTCCTTCGCCAATATTGGGAGGCTCAAGTTATAACGTTTGAAAAAGCCCAAGGCTGGATTCAGTGGACCTGGAAGGCGGAAGAGGCCGATGATTGGTCTTACAAAGCTGGTTTGGACTACGGTTGGATTCCTAGAAACCCCACTGATCTAAGATACCGCAACATCTGCGGGTAG